Genomic window (Rosa chinensis cultivar Old Blush chromosome 6, RchiOBHm-V2, whole genome shotgun sequence):
ACTCACTTGAAGTAAGAACGAACAAACAAGTCATTTTGTTCCTTGGTTGGGAGGGTACAGATAACATAGAAATGCGCAAATTGCTGCTTCAGTATTTGAGTTCTGTATAATTACAAGGATTCACACCAAattagtaaaaaagaaaaagcagaaTCTCATTCGAGGCACCAAAATTGTGAACAATTTGGTCACCTGGCGAAGATTTCAGAGACATTAGTTGAATCCAAGCTTGTTACAAAGATGAATGCCACtgatgaacccccacagttgaAAATGAAGTCCTGCAATGCAATCGAAACCATCACAAAGTTTAAGTCAGTGATGCACCAAATTTCTtttaaattacaaaataaaatgtagtgctcgaaaaattgaaggaaattACTGCTGGAATTGAGACAAATTTAAGCCGGAACGAATTTGCAGTGAGGAAATTGGAGATGAAGTTTATGAAAGACGGGTGCTGTTCATCCCTCCATGTGTTTCTCATCATACAAACCCCAGCTGAAATCACCAAAACCAACATTTAATCCATTAATTCAAGCCCAAATTCACATTCATAGCAGAAACCCTAAGCTAATCACAAATCGAAATTTCAATTCCTTCGGTTTTTACGTCTCCGATCGGAACAAAAATATTCTTAGTTTACAGCGAAATTCAATTCAAGGTATACAGATTTTCATTTCGATTTTCCGTCGAACCGGACGGAACACCGGTGGAAACGTCGGAGCAAAAATTGGAGTAAcgaacaagaaagaaaagctaAGAAACGAAAACGAGCGGGATCAGTACAATGTGAAAGGAAACTTGCCTGAATTTGTGGCCTTTTCCGGAATCCGATCCGCCGGTTTCATGTTCGCCGATCTTCAAAGCTCCGAgtctctgagagagagagagagagagaggaatgaAGCAAAGCGGGAAGTTTAATCTGAGTGGCCTTTTGAAATATATAAAGTGCGGCggttctatttttatttacgGATTTGCCATGAACTTAAAGCCCAATGGGCTCGTCATCTCGACCCGGCCCACTTAATATTCCTCTTCTTCCCCAATCTGTGTTATCAGGTATCAGTTTCAGAGAAACAGAGAATGGAGTCCACAACCTCCTCAGTCTCCGTTTCTACCTCCTCAAAATCCAAATGCCTTTTATTTGACCGCCGTTACGGTTGGGtgtatgtctctctctctctctctctctctatatatatatatattatatatttttttgtattaTATTTAACCTAAGTAATTGACTTGGTAAATGTTAAATTTGCAGAATTGATGAATGGAAAGACCCATCGGAGGAAGCTCTGGCCGGTGGCCGTGGAATGTAAGTTCCTCACTTTCATTTTATGACCCaggtttatttattttgaaaagaaagaaaaaattggtACAATTTCGGAAATTTTATCATATTTCTTTGGTAAAGTACTCAATTTTAAGTCTAATTGTTGTTCTATTGGGTTTGGTTTAGGTTTTGCGTACTGCCTCTAGCAAAAGCTGCGATAAAGATGGCTTCACAGTCGGTATGTTCAAATTTCAGCTCCTTCATAGTTCATATGTTTCCGGGGAGTAATATGTTATTATGCATTTCACTAAAATTATGCTGTCCATTATTAGTGCTCTGATCAGTATATAGTTTTATTCTACTTGTTCAGCTGTATGACTTGCACTTTCTTCAGTTGTCATCTGGCTTATAACGGTGATTAGGATCAGCTACTTGATGAGTTTAGGTGTTGATAGTAGTGTGATTTAAAACTTGCCGAAACGACAAGGATCCTGAAAGACAAGGGTCGTTAATACTCTAGAGTGGTTTAGCTTTTGTTTTTATAAGATGTTGCTGTTGTCCATTTCCCTAGGTAACTGGTCGTGGCTCCCAGGAGCTAGGAACTTAGCCCAGGATTGTTGTTGTGATTTCCTATATTATGGCTTACCTTGAAAATTACCTAGAAGGTGCTCTATGTTGGTGGTCCTGATCATGATGTTGCCACATGTAGAACAGTTATGTAGGAAATGAGTGGATTGTTTTATTGGAGATCGAGACATATTCGTCATGATAAGATAATGGATTATAATGAATCAGATAAAGACTTTTTGTAGCTAGAACTCAGTAGTAACTAAGAGTGGAGTGTGGAGTTGGCTGATCCCAGGATTCAGGAAAAAACTATGCAAGGAGGGCAAAAGATACGATCTTTGTGTATTATCAGATTTTCCTTTGGACATTGTCCTGGAGAGATCAAAGACTGTGGCTTTGTGAGATAGAATACAAGAGCATCAGTTTGCATGCAGGCGTATCTGTGACACACCAAAATTGTAGCAAATACATGATATTTGAATCCTCTTGCTATAACCCTTTTCATGCCTAACTCTCCTGGATTTATTAGGTTGCAGTCATCAACAGATGAGTTTTTGACCAGATTGGATCTAAATCTTGATTTGAGTGACAGTCATCTTACTTTCCTATGGCTACTCTCCAagttttcccttttttcttctttgtataTATGAAGTTGATACGAGTAGGTAACGCAGATACAGAAATCCTAGATAAAGTAGGAAACAGTGCATGACGCATGTATGTGTGCTGTTTACTTCTAGCTACAAGATTGGGTATTGATGACCAAGACAACTTAGCGAAATGTTCTCTTGTGTGCTCTGCAATGTGTGCTAGTGTGTGTGTAGTTTGCCCAACTCTCTCTTGTGAACTACAAAATTGTATTTAGATGACATGAATTAAGATTAATTCTCATTAGAATAGTAAACAAAATCATCTATCTTACGTTTTATGCATTATCTCAAGTGGCTGTTCTCCTGTTTGATGTAAGGAATTATGTATAATGAAACTTTTAAAACATAACATCAACAGTTCTTCATGCAAATAGAAGGATAAATTTCATTTCTCTTATgtcttttccttctttcctaCAGATTAGTCTTGCAGCAAGCTCTGCAGTAAAAGCTCTTGAAAAGCCAGAACTATTTTCACCTCAGCTACTGCAAGCTAGTGTAAATGATCAGCTTCACAAAATCACATCTTCTTTGCCAAAGCCAGACTTGAACTATTTATTACTCAAAGGAAATTTGTCTCAAGCTGCCAGTTCCTCATCTTCATGTGAACAACTAGAAAGCAGTAATTCGCAGATGACTTAGAttgttttcatttctttaaatcCTTGATTGTATTATACTTCCAGCATAATATTTGAGGTTGTAACAACATTGTATATCAAGCATTCAAGCAAATGAAATGTCCTTTCCCATTTTGAAGATGATTATTCTCACGCCCTTGTCCAAGTTGATGATTCTGAAGATACCTGAGATGAGCCTTGACAGTGATTCTTAAGGTGTTATTATTCACTTTCCTTCTTATTTGTAGGAGTTCAAAATGAACCCAAAAGAAAATTTGCTAATCTAGGTATTTCATTTGATTGGATCAACCACTAAGATATTGGATCAACTACCAATCTATGTTAGTTGACTGCGGAGTTTCAGTTTTGTTCTGTGAAGATTAAAATGTTGGTGTCTTCAGGTAATTAGGAAAACCCTCTTATTCTTGCCTTAAAATTTGGGTCCATAGTCTTTGGCTCTTTGCACATAACCtcaaaacctagttttgttgggtaataataaaatcaaaatattaGCAGTTTTGAAACACAAATCAAAATGCTCAACCacgcttttatttatttatagcaAGTTAGCTAGTTCTCACGTAAGCTCGCTTTATAGAAATCGTAGTTCTAGTGATTAAGAGTATTTACACATTAGAGATCCAAACCTTTTCGAGTTAAGTTACTAtcagagaaaggaaaaaagcaATCTCTTTGCCCAAAATATCTGTACTTACAGCTTCATTATTGTCTCAGGTAGGTGAGCATATTCTCAGGCAAACCAATGGAACTACATGGCACACCCTCTACCACCCACAGCACCTCCCAATCAAAACCGACTTTCACCGAACTCAAACCCACAGCCAGGCACCTTATCATCCCTCACAGATTTCCACAAATTTCCAGTCTCCTCCAAAATTTAAAAACCacactttttttctctttttatgttCACTGGAGTCATATTCTACTACATGGGCTGTGGTGAGCCTCCCGCTCTTATCCTACACACACTCCACTGCTTAAAATGCGCACCCTCTTCCTCACTCTGAGGCCACCACCACCTTCTCCGCCGTGCCTCTctcccttctcctcctcctcctcccaccCTTCCTTCCTCTTCAAACCCAACCACCACCGCTTCCACTTCCTCTCGCCATGCTCCTCTCTCAAGCAGACCAAGAACAAGACCAGCCGCCTCCAGAAGACCACCACTGCTCCGCCGCAGAGCCTCAAGTGGCTCTTCAATAATCCCAAGATTGACGACGGCGGCGAGATTGAAAAGGGTAGCGGCGGCGGCGGTGGCGGTGATGATGAGGGCGAGGGTGGGTTGGCGCTTAAAGGTACTGTCTTGGCGGGGCTGTTGTTGGTTGGGCTTGTTGGTGGGTTTGGGGCGGCTGGGTATGTGTACAAGGATCAGGTTAATGCCTTCTTGAATCAGTTTACGACTCTCATTGAAGGTAAAAGTTGACAAATTTGAGTACCCTTTTCGAGGTTTTAGTTCAATTCTGCTTTGAATTTTGTGGTTTGGTGTTTAGATTTGGGTTTCCATTTGCGAGTGTATGAAAATTTGACTTAGGATTGGGGTCtagtacattgcaaattcatgTGACTTTGATTTTGGTTGTCTGCATTGGCATAATGGATTATTTGCTCATCTAATTGTAATGCTGAACAGATTTGAAAATTTCGAGCTGGATTGAATGTTTTGATTGGTCGTGAACTCTGATTAGGTTTCCATATTAGCTTGGGGTTATGCTGATTAGAGTTTATTCGTTAAAGAAGAATCTAGCTTGTGAACTTTGAAGCAGTTGCTTAGCATGAAAATCTGTCAAAACACACAACAGTTTGGTTTGTCATTGCCTTGCAATATGGAATTCTCATGTTCATTATGCCTTTTCCGTTCCTTATGATACTTTAAACGAAAATAGGTGGATAAGTAGCTTACTGCAAGTAGTAGTAAGAGTTATGACGTGTATCAATATAAATTGTACCACAGCTAAATGTAGTGACTGTCTATCATAGAGTATATTTATTGGAAGCTTCCCCTAAGAGCAGGGATCTTCATGTGAGTAGCTTTAATCATGATGAGTCAGATCATCCTCAGACTTTAAAGTTTTAGTGAATCATCTAGCATTTCTCGCTATCCAAAAATAGTAAACACAATCAATTCAAGTTAACAAAAGTATAGAGTTTCCTATCCTGAAAGTTAGAAGTATCCTGCCAAAGTTCATACTGCCCAATTCTTAAGGAAACAATGCTGCAGAAGTTGCTAGCGTTTTGTTTCTTCAAAACTGCAACTGAAAAACAATTACCATCGGCTCCAAATACCTTCTATGATAGCTAAATTATGCAGTTCTGCAATCATGTTGTGCAAGTCATATACGTATATGaccaaattgttttttttttcccttgagGTTCTCTCCTTTTGAGGTTAAAGTGCAGTGCATGCTTTATTTTGACTTTATAAAGCTCTTGCTATGGAATTTCCCCTTTAATGGCTCTACTTTAAAGTTTGAACATAAGAGCTTCTCCTATGGGCCCTACCGCGATCAAGCCTGACTGGGtggtaaaaaaaatagaataatatatCATTTTTGATCTGTCGTGAAACTCTCAATCAAGTTCTTGTCCCTTGCTTGCTTTATCCTTTGATAAAACCAGAATATGAAGCACAACTGCTGtgcttttgtttattttctcgCAAAAATTCTATCTTTGACTGACCTCGTAGAGCTTTTGGTGCACAGGGTATGGTCCAGCGGGATATGCTTTGTTTGTAGCAGTTTATGCAGGACTGGAAGTATGCATTTGATACCCATTCCTTGAATATATTGCTATCTGTTTATTCCTTATATGGTGATCCCTATGCTAGTTATTTATATTTACCTTTACATGGGAAACAAGTTTAAGCGGTTCCTTTCAGGCTATAATGAATAAGTAGCTGTTTATGGAtctttaaaaaaatgaaaaaattatcTACTTTTATTCTCAAATTCTGAGAAAATTAGCTGGTCCTTCACAGGCCATGTGCTCTGAACTCAACTCCCTCATAGTCTTTGATAACAATATTCAACATTTGTAGAAATTCTTCATAGCATCTATTTCAGATTTCTGTAGATAACCAACCAGTCTTATTTCAACTTCTGACACATTGAAATACTATTTTCCTAGATTCTTGCGATTCCAGCTGTTCCATTGACCATGTCAGCTGGTCTTCTTTTTGGCACAGTTACCGGATCAATTCTAGTCTCTCTAAGCGGAACGGTAAGTTAGTTACTTTACAAGCTTACAAAGAATAAACTATTAATATCTCTACTCAGTTTTTTTCCCTGATATTATTTTCTATTTCAGGTGGCTGCTAGCGTTGCTTTTCTGATTGCTAGATATTTTGCTCGTGAGCGTATTCTTAAAATGGTTGAGGGAAACAAAAAGTTTCTTGCAATTGATAAGGCTATTGGAGAAAATGGCTTCAGAGTTGTTACTCTCCTCCGTTTGAGCCCTTTGCTTCCTTTTTCTCTGGGGAACTATTTATATGGATTGACATCTGTAAAGTTTGTCCCATATGTGTTGGGAAGGTTCGCTCTACCCTACTTCTTGTTCATttaattaatttctgatttcttATATGTTGGTTGTTATACAAATGTTCTCATTGGATGCTCTTGAGAGTACCCACTGGCTGAGCCTTAGGATGTGTTCAAGCTTAGCTTGATTTGCAATGCTTTTAGTCTGATTTCTTTTTGTCCAGCTTAATTATTGGGTTAAATTGTCCTATTTGACGGGTTACAAGCTGATTACAAGCTGAGTTTGTGCCAGCTTGAAGTGTACAAGGTCTAAATGGGTTTCTTATCTTTGTGGCTTGAACTAATTTCTTTTGGTCACTAATTGGATTACCTACTAACCTTGGACTAAAAAAGTTATTTTTGAATGCCCTTATGCATTAGGTGCTGTCATTGCCTTTTCTCTTCAGGGTTCAAAATTTTTCATGTCTTTTCTTCTCATGAAATGTATTTTGGTAGCTCTTCATAATCCCAGAGTCCTAGGTGAAGGAAGTCAAGCTTGAACTGTCCTAGAATAGGATAGTTTGTTATTAGTTAGGAAGTCATAGAAGCGTTACAGTAAATAGGATATTACTTGTTTTCTTGTGACTTCTTTTGCTGTCTTTATGACTGATGGTGTAAATATTTATGCTCCTTTTCAAGTTTGTACACATTATTACGCCATTAGTATACCAATGGCTTCACTGGCCCATtggaaaaaagaattaaagttATGGAAGAGGATGATGGTCATGTCTGGTAGTTTCATTAAAAAGTAGTAGATCTTTAATGTCTGGAACTGTATAAtatgtttgtgaaatttttcacTCCCTAGTCCTAACTTTATGTAATCTTCTTGCAGTTGGTTGGGGATGCTTCCAGGAACATGGGCTTATGTGAGTGCTGGTGCATTTGGGCGAGCCATAATTGTGAGTTTCTCTCGATTTTTCCTGTTCTGTTGTGGTAATTCTATGTCAGCCAAACCTATATTAACATGTTTTCTCTAATTCtatatttctatatatttttCCTCGGGAGGGGCTGGGGTGTGAGGTAGGTAAATGAGTATGAACTATGAAGGAATTAATATTACCTTACTGCATAGCAAAATAACATCCATCCATTGACACGATCGCTCGAAACAAAAATTGTCATTGAAATCTCTAGTCTTAGTTTATTTAGTTTAATCATAAAAACTTACTTTTACCTAAATATAATTCTGATGTTGATAGACTGCTATGCTTATCTTCATGCTAAGAACCCATAGAATAAGATATGGAGCAAGCATAGTACAAAAGATGTTAATTGTAATACAATTATAGATAT
Coding sequences:
- the LOC112174125 gene encoding uncharacterized protein LOC112174125; translated protein: MESTTSSVSVSTSSKSKCLLFDRRYGWVIDEWKDPSEEALAGGRGMFCVLPLAKAAIKMASQSISLAASSAVKALEKPELFSPQLLQASVNDQLHKITSSLPKPDLNYLLLKGNLSQAASSSSSCEQLESSNSQMT
- the LOC112174123 gene encoding TVP38/TMEM64 family membrane protein slr0305; protein product: MRTLFLTLRPPPPSPPCLSPFSSSSSHPSFLFKPNHHRFHFLSPCSSLKQTKNKTSRLQKTTTAPPQSLKWLFNNPKIDDGGEIEKGSGGGGGGDDEGEGGLALKGTVLAGLLLVGLVGGFGAAGYVYKDQVNAFLNQFTTLIEGYGPAGYALFVAVYAGLEILAIPAVPLTMSAGLLFGTVTGSILVSLSGTVAASVAFLIARYFARERILKMVEGNKKFLAIDKAIGENGFRVVTLLRLSPLLPFSLGNYLYGLTSVKFVPYVLGSWLGMLPGTWAYVSAGAFGRAIIQEESDVGLPGGNGQLLTLAAGLLVTALAAAYVTRLAKDAVKDID